Proteins encoded in a region of the Flavobacteriaceae bacterium HL-DH10 genome:
- a CDS encoding DUF6298 domain-containing protein, which yields MKLRWANNLRIYVVLMVFVCPSIAFIHFKTTPDSPIHITDNHKLEYKIQPNGDRVPDYSYCGYMASESSLPNVPVKLIISETKTDATLLIQSAINYVSSLPLNKNGFRGAILLSQGTYKISGSLLISESGVVIRGSGNKNTVLLATGTNRETLIRVAGKSNRKLGNPITLEKKYFPVNTTTLTFSEQHSFKKGDKIIIKRPSTKEWIESIGADKIGAYVDYPLTVWEPGDFDMNWDRTIVDVSSNFITIDAPLTNSIDPKYGEGTVSRYDWDGRIQHVGVENVRCVSTFDESNTKDENHRWMAITMENISDSWVRRMDAENFVSSAVAIWETANRITVEDCKSLNPIGEIGNYRRYSFQTLGQQVLFQRCYAEYGYHAFSVGFTTPGPNAFVQCYSYMPYNFSGAVGGWSSGILFDKMTVDGGNISFDFRDVDGQGGGWSTANSFCWQGRAAQIHLCKPPEVQNWAYGSWAQGYGKGHHELQHTFIKPESLYYAQLKARTGKKSDEEDKILLYQSSETTAPITELTAKYSERSKSPDLIMDVWIEKMIEKYPIDSDVSNAEIWNEAKVTKAEKTSEKNHQVELINGKISLKGKMISEGRDRTSLWRGSTRPSQLKRSTPNLVRFVPGRIGRGLTDDLDTLVADMKYKNVSIMQSFPSLWYERRRDDHARTRRADADVWAPFYEQPFSRSGQGEAFDRLSKYDLTKWNSWYWIRLKQFSDLADKNGLLFVQEHYLQHNIIEEGAHWADYPWRTANNINRSGFAENPSYAGDKRIYMAEAFYDTTNTLRKQLHKDYIRKSLDNFKDNTNIIHHLGWEYTGPVHFVEFWLDVIAEWENENNKKVLVMLPGTKDVQDAILSDPKRTSIVNVIDILQWKYRADGTLYAPPGGVSLAGRQYARIYNPGDTSFDQIYRAVREYRLKYPDKAVVYSQRGSKYSNWATFLAGGSLMALPKIESNQFFKDAFNMEYLSNNELLDNEYVLGKKGLGYIVFSSNSEVKMPLNNDSNTYKLDWINPATGELIKTNTILKDITATLKSPIRGEVVAWLHK from the coding sequence ATGAAACTAAGATGGGCAAACAATTTACGAATCTATGTAGTATTGATGGTTTTTGTTTGCCCATCAATTGCTTTTATACATTTTAAAACGACACCAGACTCACCAATACATATAACTGATAATCATAAATTAGAATATAAAATTCAACCAAATGGCGATAGAGTGCCTGATTATTCCTATTGTGGTTATATGGCTTCCGAAAGTTCATTACCAAATGTCCCCGTTAAATTAATTATTTCAGAAACAAAAACTGATGCAACACTATTAATTCAATCGGCGATTAATTATGTGTCTAGTTTACCATTAAATAAGAATGGATTTAGAGGCGCTATTCTTTTAAGTCAAGGGACTTATAAAATTAGTGGAAGCTTACTTATTTCAGAAAGTGGTGTTGTAATAAGAGGTAGTGGAAATAAAAACACGGTATTATTGGCAACAGGAACTAATCGGGAAACTCTTATTCGAGTAGCGGGGAAAAGCAATCGTAAATTAGGTAATCCAATCACATTAGAAAAAAAATATTTTCCTGTAAATACAACAACCTTAACTTTTTCTGAGCAACATTCGTTTAAAAAAGGGGATAAAATTATTATTAAACGCCCTTCAACAAAAGAATGGATTGAGAGTATTGGAGCTGATAAAATTGGCGCTTATGTAGATTATCCGCTTACAGTTTGGGAACCGGGTGATTTTGATATGAATTGGGATAGAACTATAGTTGACGTGTCTTCAAATTTCATTACCATTGATGCGCCTTTAACTAATAGTATAGATCCGAAATATGGAGAGGGCACAGTGTCTCGTTATGATTGGGATGGAAGAATACAACATGTTGGTGTCGAAAATGTACGATGTGTTTCAACTTTCGATGAATCAAATACTAAAGACGAAAACCATCGTTGGATGGCAATTACTATGGAAAATATTTCAGATTCATGGGTTCGAAGAATGGATGCAGAAAACTTTGTCAGTTCTGCAGTAGCAATTTGGGAAACAGCAAATCGTATAACAGTCGAGGATTGCAAATCATTGAATCCAATTGGGGAAATTGGTAATTATAGGCGTTATTCTTTTCAGACATTAGGTCAGCAAGTGCTTTTTCAACGTTGTTATGCCGAGTATGGTTATCATGCTTTTTCAGTAGGTTTTACAACGCCTGGTCCAAATGCCTTTGTGCAATGTTATTCTTATATGCCTTATAATTTTAGCGGAGCTGTTGGTGGTTGGTCAAGCGGTATTTTATTTGATAAAATGACAGTTGATGGGGGTAATATTAGTTTTGATTTTAGAGATGTTGATGGTCAAGGTGGTGGATGGAGTACTGCAAATTCATTTTGTTGGCAAGGTAGGGCGGCTCAAATTCATTTATGCAAACCTCCAGAAGTACAAAATTGGGCTTATGGTAGTTGGGCACAAGGTTATGGAAAAGGACATCACGAACTTCAGCATACTTTTATAAAACCAGAGAGTCTTTACTACGCACAGTTGAAAGCTCGAACTGGAAAAAAATCTGATGAAGAAGATAAAATACTTTTATACCAATCTAGCGAAACAACAGCGCCAATAACTGAGTTGACTGCAAAATATAGTGAACGTTCGAAAAGTCCAGATTTGATAATGGATGTTTGGATTGAAAAAATGATTGAAAAATATCCTATCGATTCAGATGTTTCCAATGCTGAGATTTGGAATGAAGCTAAAGTCACTAAAGCTGAAAAAACGAGCGAAAAAAATCATCAAGTCGAGTTAATTAACGGAAAAATTTCATTAAAAGGCAAAATGATTTCAGAAGGTAGAGACAGAACGTCTTTATGGAGAGGGTCTACACGTCCGTCACAATTAAAAAGATCTACACCAAATTTAGTCCGGTTTGTACCAGGAAGAATAGGTCGTGGATTGACAGATGATTTAGATACTTTGGTTGCTGATATGAAATACAAAAATGTTTCGATTATGCAAAGTTTTCCTTCACTATGGTATGAGCGTAGACGCGATGATCATGCTCGTACCCGACGTGCAGATGCCGATGTTTGGGCACCCTTTTATGAACAACCATTTAGTCGCAGCGGACAAGGAGAGGCTTTTGATAGATTGAGTAAATATGATTTAACCAAATGGAATTCATGGTATTGGATTCGTTTAAAACAATTTTCTGATTTAGCTGATAAAAATGGATTGTTATTTGTTCAAGAGCATTATCTACAACATAATATTATTGAAGAAGGGGCGCATTGGGCAGATTATCCATGGCGGACAGCTAATAATATTAATCGGTCTGGGTTTGCAGAGAATCCATCTTATGCTGGTGATAAGCGTATATACATGGCTGAGGCTTTTTACGATACAACAAATACCTTAAGGAAACAACTTCATAAAGATTACATTCGTAAAAGTCTCGATAATTTTAAAGATAATACTAATATTATTCATCATTTAGGTTGGGAATATACAGGACCTGTACATTTTGTAGAGTTTTGGTTAGATGTTATTGCCGAGTGGGAAAATGAAAATAATAAGAAAGTGTTAGTCATGTTACCTGGAACAAAAGATGTGCAGGATGCGATTCTATCCGACCCTAAAAGAACCTCGATAGTAAATGTTATAGATATTCTACAATGGAAATATAGAGCAGACGGTACATTGTATGCGCCTCCTGGAGGTGTTAGTTTGGCAGGACGACAATATGCACGAATTTATAATCCAGGAGATACATCTTTTGACCAGATTTATAGAGCAGTTAGGGAATATAGATTGAAATATCCAGATAAAGCTGTTGTTTATTCACAACGTGGTTCTAAATATTCTAATTGGGCAACATTTTTGGCAGGTGGCTCGTTAATGGCGTTACCAAAAATTGAAAGCAATCAGTTTTTTAAAGATGCATTTAATATGGAATATTTAAGTAATAATGAATTATTAGATAATGAATATGTTCTGGGCAAAAAGGGACTTGGTTATATTGTTTTTTCTTCGAATTCAGAAGTGAAAATGCCTTTGAATAATGATTCAAATACCTATAAACTTGATTGGATTAATCCAGCGACAGGTGAGTTAATTAAAACCAATACCATATTAAAAGATATTACAGCAACATTAAAATCACCAATAAGAGGTGAGGTTGTTGCATGGCTTCATAAGTAA
- a CDS encoding sigma-70 family RNA polymerase sigma factor — protein sequence MSTLFNDNTILISHLKKGDESAYAYLVNTYNRPLFVYVLSLTNDHDQSEDIVQNVFFKVWLSRKKLNLNYSIKSFLYKAAYNEFINQYHKNRAISNLEKVYIEALEEVVDDKNSDLLERKIALVNKGIKQLPRKCKETFLLSKREGLTNIEIAEHLGISIKTVEGHLTKAYYLLRENVGNQLSSILFLLFMKPNKLRFN from the coding sequence TTGTCAACTTTATTTAATGATAATACAATTCTAATAAGTCATCTCAAAAAAGGTGATGAGAGTGCTTATGCTTATTTAGTTAATACTTATAATAGACCACTCTTTGTTTATGTTTTAAGTTTAACTAATGATCATGACCAATCGGAAGATATTGTACAAAATGTTTTTTTTAAGGTTTGGCTTTCTAGAAAAAAACTAAATTTAAATTATTCTATAAAAAGTTTTTTATACAAAGCCGCATACAATGAATTTATAAATCAATATCATAAAAATAGAGCTATTTCTAATTTAGAAAAAGTATATATAGAGGCTCTTGAAGAAGTTGTTGACGATAAAAATTCAGATTTATTAGAAAGAAAAATTGCTTTAGTTAATAAAGGGATTAAGCAATTGCCAAGAAAATGTAAAGAAACGTTCTTGTTAAGTAAAAGAGAAGGACTTACTAATATTGAGATAGCAGAACATTTAGGTATTTCAATAAAAACTGTTGAAGGGCATCTTACTAAAGCATATTATTTATTACGTGAAAATGTAGGAAATCAGTTAAGTAGTATATTGTTTTTGTTATTTATGAAACCAAATAAATTAAGGTTTAATTAA